From Medicago truncatula cultivar Jemalong A17 chromosome 7, MtrunA17r5.0-ANR, whole genome shotgun sequence, a single genomic window includes:
- the LOC25497999 gene encoding protein N-terminal glutamine amidohydrolase, with translation MAATSTMDVSLFHHTPFYCEENVYLLCKKLCSDGIANSEGSDLFVAFISNDKKHIPLWNQKASQRADGVILWDYHVICIQTNQGGGLPLVWDLDSTLPFPSPLPSYVSETIRPSFQLFSDYNRLFRIVHAPIFLRCFASDRRHMKGSDGHWIEQPPPHQPIVAQDGTVHNLNEYFNISSSDATADVRTGSVKDALFTQKHGVVIKENQLEELFSQISLQ, from the coding sequence ATGGCGGCAACGTCAACTATGGATGTTTCTCTCTTCCACCACACCCCTTTTTATTGTGAGGAGAATGTATATTTGCTTTGCAAGAAATTGTGCAGTGATGGAATAGCAAATTCGGAAGGATCTGATCTTTTTGTTGCTTTCATTTCCAATGATAAGAAACATATCccactttggaatcaaaaagcTAGCCAAAGGGCAGATGGGGTTATTCTCTGGGATTACCATGTCATTTGCATTCAGACAAATCAAGGAGGTGGCCTCCCACTAGTTTGGGACTTAGATTCAACTCTTCCTTTTCCTTCACCTCTACCTTCATATGTGTCTGAAACCATTCGCCCttcttttcaacttttttcTGATTATAATAGATTATTCAGAATTGTTCATGCTCCGATCTTCCTTCGTTGTTTTGCATCTGATAGAAGACACATGAAAGGTTCTGATGGACATTGGATTGAACAGCCTCCTCCACATCAACCCATTGTTGCTCAAGATGGAACAGTGCACAACCTCAATGAATACTTTAACATATCCAGTTCAGACGCTACTGCGGATGTTAGAACCGGTTCTGTCAAAGATGCATTGTTTACCCAGAAACATGGTGTGGTGATAAAGGAAAATCAGCTTGAGGAATTGTTTTCTCAGATATCTTTACAGTAG